The following are encoded together in the Pseudomonas maumuensis genome:
- the ruvB gene encoding Holliday junction branch migration DNA helicase RuvB, translated as MIETDRLIAASGRDREEVQDRAIRPLSLDEYIGQPVVREQMSLFIQAARGRSESLDHTLIFGPPGLGKTTLANIIAHEMGVSVKSTSGPILERPGDLAAMLTNLEPHDVLFIDEIHRLSPVVEEVLYPAMEDFQLDIMIGEGPAARSIKLDLPPFTLVGATTRAGMLTNPLRDRFGIVQRLEFYSDRDLATIVSRSAGILGLPMDDKGAFEIARRARGTPRIANRLLRRVRDFAEVRGKGEITKAVADMALNLLDVDERGFDHSDRRLLLTMIEKFDGGPVGLDNIAAAIGEERHTIEDVLEPYLIQQGYIMRTPRGRVVTRHAYLHFGLNIPGRFCEGGEYAAQDDE; from the coding sequence GTGATCGAGACCGACCGCCTGATCGCCGCCTCCGGACGCGACCGCGAAGAGGTCCAGGATCGTGCGATCCGCCCGCTGAGCCTGGACGAGTACATCGGCCAGCCGGTGGTGCGCGAGCAGATGTCGCTGTTCATCCAGGCCGCGCGTGGGCGCAGCGAGTCGCTCGATCACACCCTGATCTTCGGTCCGCCGGGCCTGGGCAAGACCACGTTGGCCAACATCATCGCCCATGAGATGGGCGTGTCGGTCAAGAGCACGTCCGGCCCGATTCTCGAACGGCCCGGCGACCTGGCGGCGATGCTGACCAATCTCGAGCCGCATGACGTGCTGTTCATCGACGAGATCCACCGCTTATCGCCGGTGGTCGAGGAAGTGCTCTATCCGGCGATGGAGGATTTCCAGCTGGACATCATGATCGGCGAGGGCCCGGCCGCGCGCTCGATCAAGCTCGACCTGCCGCCGTTCACCCTGGTCGGCGCCACCACCCGCGCCGGCATGCTGACCAACCCGCTGCGTGATCGCTTCGGTATCGTCCAGCGCCTGGAGTTCTACAGCGACAGAGACCTGGCGACCATCGTCAGCCGTTCGGCCGGCATCCTCGGCTTGCCCATGGACGACAAGGGCGCATTCGAGATCGCCCGCCGGGCGCGTGGCACGCCGCGGATCGCCAATCGCCTGCTGCGGCGGGTACGCGACTTTGCCGAAGTCCGTGGCAAGGGTGAGATCACCAAGGCGGTCGCGGACATGGCGCTGAACCTGCTGGATGTCGACGAGCGTGGCTTCGATCACTCCGACCGGCGTCTGCTGCTGACCATGATCGAGAAGTTCGACGGTGGTCCGGTGGGGCTCGACAATATTGCCGCGGCGATCGGCGAGGAGCGCCACACCATCGAGGACGTGCTCGAGCCCTATCTCATCCAGCAGGGCTATATCATGCGTACCCCGCGGGGCCGTGTGGTCACCCGGCACGCCTACCTGCATTTTGGCCTGAACATCCCCGGGCGCTTCTGCGAGGGTGGGGAATATGCAGCGCAAGACGACGAATGA